A window of Solanum stenotomum isolate F172 chromosome 3, ASM1918654v1, whole genome shotgun sequence contains these coding sequences:
- the LOC125860412 gene encoding protein disulfide isomerase-like 1-6, which translates to MYTPKPSSRFVLFTLILLLLLSFLAPSISSELDLDDEDGDDMEGLEELIALDEDEDLQQKPEGAHHEKQSEAEFVSKAQRIVLELNNDNTKRAIDGNEYVLVLGYTPWCARSAELMPKFAEAATALKELGSPLLMAKIDAERYPKVASTLEIKGFPTLLLFVNGTSQPYTGGFSAEELVIWARKKTGVPIMRISSDAEARHFLKKHSMFVVGLFEKFEGSDYDEFTKAAEMDSEIQFVETNNAEIAKHLFPDFKPTSVFLGLVKSEPEKYTEYEGSFSTDGILQFLDDNKFPLTTVLTELNAARVYSNTNKLQVLIIAEPDDFKKLVEPLQDIARKFKSKIMFIFVDIREENLAKPFLSMVGLEESKDSVVVSFNYSSSLKYLLESDTTPTSIEDFCSGLVSGTVSPYYKSQPTPDNKNMSILTVVGKTFDELILNSPENILLEIYTPWCITCETTSKQMEKLAKHFKGLDNLIFARIDASLNEHPKLQVDDYPTLFFYLADEKTNPIPLPTKSSTKELAALINKNLKEHNREIRDEL; encoded by the exons ATGTATACTCCAAAACCCTCTTCAAGATTTGTCCTTTTTACCTTAATCCTTCTTCTCTTGCTCAGCTTTTTGGCTCCATCAATTTCTTCTGAGCTTGACTTAGATGATGAAGATGGTGATGACATGGAAGGTTTGGAAGAACTCATAGCAttagatgaagatgaagatttgCAGCAAAAACCGGAAGGGGCGCATCATGAGAAACAATCTGAAGCTGAGTTTGTAAGTAAGGCTCAAAGAATAGTACTTGAGCTTAATAATGACAATACTAAGAGGGCAATTGATGGAAATGAGTATGTTTTGGTTCTGGGTTACACTCCCTGGTGCGCCAGGAGTGCGGAGTTAATGCCGAAATTTGCTGAGGCTGCTACTGCTCTCAAAGAATTGGGGAGTCCGCTTTTGATGGCGAAGATTGATGCTGAACGATACCCTAAAGTTGCTTCTACTCTCGAGATCAAAGGGTTCCCGACTTTGCTTCTGTTTGTCAATGGCACTTCTCAACCTTACACTGGTGGATTCTCCGC GGAAGAACTTGTTATCTGGGCAAGGAAGAAGACAGGTGTACCTATTATGAGAATTAGCTCAGATGCTGAGGCAAGACACTTTCTCAAGAAGCATTCTATGTTTGTGGTTGGTCTGTTTGAGAAATTTGAG GGATCTGATTATGATGAATTTACAAAAGCAGCCGAAATGGACAGTGAAATTCAGTTTGTGGAAACTAACAATGCAGAAATTGCCAAGCACCTCTTCCCTGATTTTAAGCCAACCAGTGTTTTCCTTGGTCTAGTTAAAAGTGAGCCAGAGAAATACACTGAATATG AAGGAAGCTTCAGTACAGATGGAATCTTGCAGTTTTTGGATGATAACAAGTTCCCCTTAACTACAGTACTTACAGAACTTAACGCTGCTAGAGTTTACTCCAACACAAACAAACTTCAG GTGTTGATAATTGCTGAGCCTGATGACTTCAAGAAACTTGTGGAACCCTTGCAAGACATTGCAAGAAAGTTCAAATCAAAG ATAATGTTCATATTTGTAGATATTAGAGAGGAAAATCTTGCAAAGCCCTTCCTAAGTATGGTTGGTCTAGAAGAATCAAAAGACTCTGTG GTAGTATCTTTCAACTACAGTAGCAGCTTGAAATATTTGTTGGAGTCAGATACCACACCAACAAGCATAGAA GACTTTTGTTCAGGTCTTGTGAGTGGAACCGTGTCACCATACTACAAATCACAACCAACTCCTGATAAC AAGAACATGAGCATTCTGACAGTTGTTGGTAAGACCTTTGATGAATTGATCCTGAACAGTCCTGAAAACATTCTTCTAGAG ATATACACACCATGGTGCATAACTTGTGAAACCACAAGCAAGCAAATGGAGAAGTTGGCCAAGCATTTCAAAGGTTTGGACAACTTGATCTTTGCAAGGATAGATGCTTCCCTAAATGAACATCCGAAATTACAG GTTGATGACTATCCAACGCTTTTCTTCTACTTAGCAGATGAAAAGACAAATCCA ATACCACTTCCTACAAAATCAAGCACAAAAGAATTGGCTGCTCTCATCAacaagaatttgaaagaacacAATCGTGAAATTAGAGATGAACTATAG